A genomic region of Spea bombifrons isolate aSpeBom1 chromosome 9, aSpeBom1.2.pri, whole genome shotgun sequence contains the following coding sequences:
- the KIRREL1 gene encoding kin of IRRE-like protein 1 — protein MFFLLIWIYSLPSTISQAVQPHFIQEPVDQTVVANQKVVLSCVVSNYTGIVQWTRDGLALGLGKTTKIWPRYQIIGNSDSGQYNLEITNATIEDDADFDCQATEAALRSKRAHLTVLIPPEDPVIDGGPEILLRAGTPTNLTCRARSAKPAASIVWFRDGNQQEGAVTSTEVLADGKRETTVSFLLIVPTDQDIGRVYTCRTSNEAIPSGKETSVRLNVHHPPTVTLSIHPQTVLEGERVKFTCSATANPAIKGYRWAKGGVIIESEKDSTFETQVDFSYFTEPVSCEVHNEVGSTNVSTLVDVHFAPRVVAEPKPTTTDMGSDVTLTCIWAGNPPLTLTWTKKGSNMVLSNSNQLFLKSVSQEDAGQYVCKAIVPRIGVGEREVTLYVNGPPKIASEEIQYAIRGDIGKVECFIGSTPPPDRIAWAWKDNILETGTIEKYTVERTDTGNGVLSTLTINNVVEADFQTRYNCTAWNSFGPGTAIIQLVEKEVVPVGIIAGATIGAGILVIIFFVFFVFFLYRRRKGSRKDVTLRKLDIKVETVNREPLTLHTDREEDTSSVSTATRVMKAIYSSFKDDVDLKQDLRCDTIDREEYELKDPTNGYYNVRAHDDRPNSRTVMYGDYRTTGPTRFDGRPSSRLSHSSGYAQLNTYSRAPVSDYSTDQAPTVTSATTDTTSQLSYDNYEKFGTHGFPPNSGYPTFRLGYTQPTTTGMDRGPYDTYDPVGKYTGATRFSYASQHSDYGQRFQQRMQTHV, from the exons TTTGGCCCCGCTATCAGATCATCGGGAACTCAGACTCTGGACAGTACAACTTGGAAATAACCAACGCCACCATCGAGGACGATGCCGACTTTGACTGTCAGGCCACGGAAGCCGCCCTCCGCTCCAAGCGTGCCCACCTAACGGTGTTAA TTCCCCCAGAAGATCCAGTTATCGATGGTGGACCTGAAATCCTGCTAAGGGCCGGGACACCCACCAATCTAACATGTCGGGCTCGAAGTGCTAAACCTGCAGCCTCCATTGTGTGGTTTCGAGATGGAAACCAGCAGGAAGGAGCTGTCACCAGCACG GAAGTTCTAGCAGATGGGAAAAGGGAAACTACAGTAAGCTTCCTTTTAATTGTCCCGACGGATCAGGACATCGGCCGGGTTTACACATGTAGGACATCCAACGAAGCCATTCCATCTGGCAAAGAGACGTCCGTCAGATTAAATGTCCACC ATCCCCCCACTGTCACACTGTCCATTCACCCCCAAACCGTGCTAGAgggggaaagggttaaattcacaTGCAGTGCCACTGCTAACCCAGCAATTAAAGGCTACAG GTGGGCTAAAGGAGGTGTGATTATTGAATCGGAGAAGGACAGCACGTTTGAGACCCAAGTGGATTTTTCCTATTTCACTGAACCTGTATCGTGTGAAGTGCACAATGAAGTGGGGAGCACCAACGTCAGCACTCTTGTAGACGTACATT TCGCCCCTCGTGTTGTAGCTGAACCAAAGCCAACAACCACTGACATGGGATCTGATGTAACGCTGACTTGTATCTGGGCTGGAAATCCACCACTCACCCTGACCTGGACCAAGAAAGGATCTAACATG GTATTAAGCAACAGTAACCAGCTGTTCCTCAAGTCGGTGAGCCAGGAAGACGCCGGCCAGTATGTATGCAAGGCCATAGTCCCTCGTATTGGCGtcggagagagagaggtgaCCTTATATGTCAATG GTCCCCCGAAGATTGCGAGTGAAGAAATACAGTATGCGATTCGTGGCGATATCGGAAAAGTGGAGTGTTTCATTGGTAGCACCCCTCCGCCAGACCGCATT GCTTGGGCCTGGAAAGATAACATTTTAGAAACGGGAACCATAGAGAAATACACGGTGGAACGGACAGACACCGGCAATGGTGTCCTGTCCACCTTAACCATCAACAACGTGGTGGAGGCGGATTTTCAGACACGGTATAACTGCACGGCGTGGAACAGTTTCGGTCCCGGAACGGCCATCATACAACTCGTAGAGAAAG aagtCGTACCCGTAGGAATCATAGCCGGAGCAACGATTGGAGCAGGGATTCTGGTCATcatcttctttgtcttcttcgtcttcttcctgTACAGACGTCGTAAAGGCA GCCGTAAAGATGTCACCCTGAGGAAACTTGATATCAAAGTGGAAACTGTGAACAGAGAGCCACTGACTCTACACACGGATAGAGAGGAGGACACATCCAGCGTGTCTACAGCAACGCGGGTCATGAAGGCTATCTATTCG TCCTTTAAGGATGATGTGGACCTGAAGCAAGACCTACGTTGTGATACAATCGACAGGGAAGAATACGAACTGAAG GACCCAACAAACGGTTATTACAACGTCCGCGCTCACGACGACAGGCCAAATTCCCGGACTGTGATGTACGGCGATTACCGTACTACTGGTCCAACTCGTTTTGACGGCCGTCCATCCTCACGCCTCTCGCATTCCAGCGGTTATGCCCAACTAAATACATATAGCAGGGCTCCGGTGTCGGACTATAGTACAGACCAAGCTCCCACAGTGACTTCTGCGACAACAGATACCACCAGCCAACTGTCTTACGATAACTACGAAAAGTTTGGGACGCACGGGTTCCCACCCAACTCTGGATATCCCACTTTTCGTCTTGGTTACACCCAACCAACCACTACCGGCATGGATCGGGGACCATATGATACGTACGACCCAGTAGGGAAATACACGGGAGCCACGCGCTTTTCTTATGCTTCCCAACATTCTGATTACGGGCAAAGATTTCAGCAGAGGATGCAGACGCATGTCTGA
- the APH1A gene encoding gamma-secretase subunit APH-1A isoform X1, whose translation MGAAVFFGCTFVAFGPALSLFILTIARDPLRVIILVAGSFFWLVSVLLSSLIWFVSVQISNKNDSSLQYGLLIFGAAVSVLLQEVFRYAYYRLLKKADEGLATISEDGRSPISIQQMAYVSGFSFGIISGVFSVINILADAVGPGIVGVHGDSQYYFLTSAFLTMAIVFLHTFWGIVFFAACEKKQPLHIVGVVLSHLVTSGLTFLNPWYEASLIPIYIITLGMGIWAFLAAGGNYHNIRKCLTCRRQDSNQVMVYSALQVPSED comes from the exons ATGGGGGCAGCCGTGTTCTTCGGCTGTACATTCGTGGCCTTTGGGCCGGCTCTGTCGCTGTTCATCTTGACTATAGCTCGGGATCCTCTGAGAGTCATCATCCTGGTGGCCGG GTCGTTCTTCTGGCTGGTGTCCGTCCTGTTGTCGTCTCTCATCTGGTTTGTGTCGGTCCAGATCAGTAACAAGAACGACTCCAGCCTGCAGTACGGGCTGCTGATATTTGGCGCGGCGGTCTCTGTCCTCCTGCAGGAGGTGTTCAGATACGCTTACTACCGGCTGCTTAA GAAAGCCGACGAGGGCCTGGCTACCATCAGTGAAGATGGCCGCTCTCCCATTTCTATCCAGCAGATGGCGTACG TGTCCGGCTTCTCTTTCGGGATAATCAGCGGAGTGTTTTCGGTGATCAATATCCTGGCAGATGCGGTGGGGCCGGGCATCGTCGGCGTGCACGGAGATTCCCAGTATTACTTTCTTACGTCAG CGTTCCTGACCATGGCGATCGTGTTCCTGCACACGTTCTGGGGCATTGTGTTCTTTGCTGCCTGCGAGAAGAAGCAGCCGCTGCACATCGTGGGGGTAGTGCTCAGCCACCTCGTCACGTCTGGGCTG ACGTTCCTGAACCCGTGGTATGAGGCCAGCCTGATTCCAATATACATCATTACCTTGGGCATGGGCATCTGGGCTTTCCTGGCAGCCGGGGGCAACTATCACAATATCCGCAAATGCCTCACGT GCAGACGGCAAGACAGTAACCAGGTTATGGTCTATTCTGCTCTTCAGGTGCCCAGTGAGGACTGA
- the APH1A gene encoding gamma-secretase subunit APH-1A isoform X2 encodes MGAAVFFGCTFVAFGPALSLFILTIARDPLRVIILVAGSFFWLVSVLLSSLIWFVSVQISNKNDSSLQYGLLIFGAAVSVLLQEVFRYAYYRLLKKADEGLATISEDGRSPISIQQMAYVSGFSFGIISGVFSVINILADAVGPGIVGVHGDSQYYFLTSAFLTMAIVFLHTFWGIVFFAACEKKQPLHIVGVVLSHLVTSGLTFLNPWYEASLIPIYIITLGMGIWAFLAAGGNYHNIRKCLTCAQ; translated from the exons ATGGGGGCAGCCGTGTTCTTCGGCTGTACATTCGTGGCCTTTGGGCCGGCTCTGTCGCTGTTCATCTTGACTATAGCTCGGGATCCTCTGAGAGTCATCATCCTGGTGGCCGG GTCGTTCTTCTGGCTGGTGTCCGTCCTGTTGTCGTCTCTCATCTGGTTTGTGTCGGTCCAGATCAGTAACAAGAACGACTCCAGCCTGCAGTACGGGCTGCTGATATTTGGCGCGGCGGTCTCTGTCCTCCTGCAGGAGGTGTTCAGATACGCTTACTACCGGCTGCTTAA GAAAGCCGACGAGGGCCTGGCTACCATCAGTGAAGATGGCCGCTCTCCCATTTCTATCCAGCAGATGGCGTACG TGTCCGGCTTCTCTTTCGGGATAATCAGCGGAGTGTTTTCGGTGATCAATATCCTGGCAGATGCGGTGGGGCCGGGCATCGTCGGCGTGCACGGAGATTCCCAGTATTACTTTCTTACGTCAG CGTTCCTGACCATGGCGATCGTGTTCCTGCACACGTTCTGGGGCATTGTGTTCTTTGCTGCCTGCGAGAAGAAGCAGCCGCTGCACATCGTGGGGGTAGTGCTCAGCCACCTCGTCACGTCTGGGCTG ACGTTCCTGAACCCGTGGTATGAGGCCAGCCTGATTCCAATATACATCATTACCTTGGGCATGGGCATCTGGGCTTTCCTGGCAGCCGGGGGCAACTATCACAATATCCGCAAATGCCTCACGT GTGCCCAGTGA